Part of the Chrysiogenes arsenatis DSM 11915 genome, GGCGCCATCGGCGGTATTTTTGCTGCCTTGGCCGCAGCCACCCCATGCTGCCTTCCTTTGCTCGCTACGGTGGGAGCATCTCTTGGTTTCGGCTTTCTTATGCCTTACCAAGCTGTTTCGGAGTGGGTTTTGCAAGGCTTCGCGCTCCTGGCTCTCTTTGGGGGCGTTATGGCGTTCTGCCGCCATAAACAGCTTATCCCATTACTTGTCATGGTTGGGTCGGTTATCGCTATTTTGTTTTATTATCAAATAGTTCGTCAGGCTGGCTTGGTTTATGGCGGTTTAGCAGGTCTTTTAGTCGCTTCGGTTCTTAACCATCGTGCAGCCAAACGGTGCAAAACCTGTGAACCCAGCCAAGCAAAAGCTGTTATTCTTGAGTCCGTTATTACTTGTCCGCACTGCGGCACTGCTAAAAAAGAACTGATGCCTACCGACAGTTGCCTGTTTTTTTATGAGTGTTCTGGTTGTCACCAGTTGTTACGCCCTAACGCAGGGCATTGTTGCGTGTTTTGCTCTTTTGGTTCAGTGCCTTGTCCACCTATCCAGCAGCAAAGCAGTTGCTGCGATTAGTCTCCAATTTGGTTGCCATAAGACTACGGGACAGCCACTTTGAGGCCTGACTAACTTTTCTCTTTCTGGTATCATTTCCCCCATCCTGAACCCAAAAAAGGAGTTTCGCCATGACTCTTGCTCGTAATCAGCAGGTATTCCTCGATTCTACTCCGTACTACCACTGCATTAGCCGTTGTGTGCGCCGTGCGTTCTTGTGCGGGCAAGATAGTGTGACTGGGCAGAATTTCGATCATCGCAAGCAGTGGATTATCGACCGAATGTTGATGCTTTCTGGCATCTTTGCTATTGATGTTTGTGCCTATGCTTTGATGAGCAATCACTATCATCTTGTTGTGCGAATTGATGCTCGGCGAGTGAAGTGTTGGAGTGATGAAGAGGTGTTAGAGCGGTGGTGTCAGTTGTTTTCTGGCAATGCTATGGTGCAAAAGCATCGTTCCGGCGAGGGGCTTGATAGCTATCAACTGCAGAAGCTTCAGGTGATGATTGCTGAGTACCGGCAGCGGCTCTGCGATTTGTCTTGGTACATGCGTTCGCTCAATGAGTTTATTGCGCGGCAAGCGAATCTGGAAGATAGGTGTACTGGCCGTTTCTGGGAAGGTCGTTTTAAGTCACAGGCTTTGCTGGACGAACAAGCGGTTTTGACTTGCATGGCGTATGTTGATTTGAATCCTATTCGTGCTGGTGTTGCTGCAACTCCCGAAAATTCTGACTTTACTTCCATTCAATCACGCATTCGGCAGTGGGCGTTGCAAGCGGGTGAAGCGGCTCTTGGTCGCGTTGAAGCTCCAACAGGATTCAGACCCGCAGCCCTACTCCACTTTGATGATAACAATAACGATGACTTAGCACTTCCATTTACGACGAAGGGATACTTTGAACTGATCGACTGGCTTGGCCGTGGTGTGCGTCCTGATAAGCGCGGAGCGATTGCTGCTGCGGTTCCGGAAATACTTGTTCGCTTAGGTATTGCACCGGAAATGTTCATGAAGCAGATGCAAAGCCCCCGTGAGTTTCACGGCATGGTTGGTACGGTAAGTCATTTGCGTGAAGCAGCCAAGCAGTGTGGTAGGCGCTGTGTGCGGGGGGTAGCGATCGCCAAAGGATTATTTGGCAAGGAATCAGCGTAGCGACGCGAGTCCCAGCGCGAAAATCACCACAATGCTCCCATACTCCAATAACGCCCCGATAGAGTTAGCAGCTAAGATAGATCAGATTAAGCGGTAACGGGAATGTATGATTGACTTTCTTGGTCATTTGCGCCGTGGCGATGACTATCTCTGCGCCAGCAGCACCAATAGAGCCGCGATTGGTGACGCATGGCCGCATCATCACTTCTCCCACGCAATAAACGCCCACAACATCGGCGCACAGCGCAGTCCGCGCCCCGCCATGTGCGCACGGAACCATTGAATGAGCGCGGCATGTTGGGCGGCATTCAACTCCATCCCTAACGATCCCTGAATCCGTGCGCTAAAATCATCAGCATCCGTGATTCCATCAAAACGATTAGCAACCTGAATGTAGTCCAGCCGTGGGTGAATGCCCATCTGATATAAAATGTTGAGCAGGTAAATATAATCAGGCAGTGGTGGAAGTTTGATTCCAAGCGCTTCAAGTAGTGAAGGGTCAATAAAATGGCCACCAACCGGATGCGTTAGATACACCCGTTTGCCTGCCTTTTGATGTAACTTACGCAGCGCTGCGCCAATGTCTTCTACCGTGGTCGAACGTGAGGCCACCACGATATCGCATTGGGGGATATCGTCCCAGCTTTCTTCCCACGACCGGCACAGGGGGACAACATTGGTCAGTTCGTCTTCTCCGGCTTGCTGCATCATGGCGTCCAGCATTCCCTGACTGTAATCCAAGCCGTACACACACTCCAGTCGCGGCGCGAGCGACAGAGCAATGGTGCCAGGGCCGCATCCGATATCCAGCAACGTGGTGCAGTCGGTAAGGTCCATCCGCTGCAAAAATTCCGTGACATACGCACTGCGGAACACCCGCTGTCGCATTTCTGGGGCACGTGCATCCCAATCGCTTGAAGGTTTTTCACGGCGGTTGGCATGTGCCATCTGCTGGCGGTAGAGGGCGGCAAAGTCGATTTTGGAGATGGGGTCAGCGTGCATAAGGTTTCCGTTCACGGATAATGAGCGTGCATTCTTTGCTGGCATCAAAAAGGTAGTCAATGCCGCTGGTGATGACAATTTCAAGCTGATTATCTATCAGAATGTAGCGATCATGGTGATTGGGGTAGGTGGCGGTAGTTTTTACTGTCCAACCTTCTTGGTGCATACTCTTGAGTTCGCTCAGGTGGATTTTATCAAGCTGTAGCCGAGGCGAGTCCAATTTGGGAAGCTCAATGGTGAGTTTTTTGCGCGGGAAAAGCGCAAAGAGATTCTTGGCTTTCCCCCAAGCATCTTTCAGATATCTATCATAGATAACAATGTGCTGGGCTTCTTGCAATAACGCCTGAAGGTGCGTATGCGCTTTGGCACGGGATTCACCCGGCTGAAACGACAACACATAGTTATTGCCGAGTGCATCGCCATGAATATTGACTCGTGGGAAGTCGCTGCAATGCTGGGAAAGGATTATTTTGTAGGTGGTCTGCTGCGCCAGATCTTCAAGCGATTGGCTGATAAGTTGATTGCTGGCGAGCTGCGATATCAACGCAGAGTCATCGACGTTCATGCGTCCGAGCTGGGCAACATTAGTGAGATGGTTCGGTTTGTAATAGTGCAGCAGCTTTTCAATGCACTGTTTATCATGAGCCTTGCCATGCTTAAATGCGTACCACTCTTGCAGCAGGTCATCTTCAAGAACAATACGGTACGCCATCAGCCAATCTCCAGCAGCTCTTGAAGCGTGGAGTCGAAAAAGCCGCTGGGAAAACGAACTTCATTACCATCAAGGTCACAAAAATGTCCCTGTTCGTTAATCTTCAACGAAGTGAAAGGGGTTGCTGCGCTAGGTTTGTAGTGGATAATCACCTGTTCGCTGGCAAGTTCTTTTTTGTATACCTCATAGCGGATGCGATTGATCAAATGCTCGCAATGTGTTTCCGCAATGATCTGAACTTCGCGCGCAGCAAGAAATGCTAAAAATTTCCCTAAACGGGACTGTGCGCCGGGGTGCAAGTGTATTTCTGGGTTTTCAATAAGGAGCAAGTCACCGGGCTTGGCGGTCAAGCACATGATGAGCAGCTTCAATAAATAACTGTTACCCGCGCCTGTGTTTAAAGGGGAAATGCTCCCGATGTCACCCATTATAAAGGTCACTTTCACGTGTCGCGAAGAGACTTTTTCTGCCTTTGCTTCGATGGGTTCGCCAATTATGTAACTCAGCCACCATGCCAATTGCGCTTTCAGGGTTTTTGCGTCAGCGTCTTTGACTTGCAGATGCTCATGGATAGGTTTGTCTTTGCACTGTTCAAAAGAGCCGAAAGCGTACTGGCCTTGGTCGCCAATTCGCTGGTCGTTGTCAAGTTCGACTATTTCCTCTGGCCCTGTGCGATCGGCGCGCAAATAAAAAAGATTTTCATCGTAGATATATGTTTTGGCATTAGCATCCCAAATTGCGTGGGAGGTGTTTTTGCTGAATCTCCCAGAATTTTGATTCTTTCCTTCGTGAAGTGAAATCCCGATATCATTTTTGTCAGAGTTCCGGCAGATGATATCGTCGTACAGCGAGAAAGGTTTTACAATTTTCCTAAGGTAGGTAAATTTCGCCGCATGCAATTCTAACTCTTTTTCAGGCAATATGTTGCTGATAAGGAGTAAAAGCGCTTGGATTACAGTAGACTTCCCGGCTGAATTTGGCCCAGTCAGGAGCGTCAGGGGAGTCAGCTCAAGCTGACAGTCGTCAAGACATTTGAATGCTGTAATGGTTATTCGAGAGAGCATTGCCATTCCTGAGCGATCCTTTCCATGGTTGAAAAGCGATATTCAACGTTTGTACTACTATCGACATTCGTTTTGAATTTTGTGCATGCGTCAAATTCTGATTTCAGCTCATCAAGTCTTGCCTTGAGTATGTTGTCTTGGCTTGGTGTTTGGTATATTGCAAAAAAATACGATAGGCATTCGTAAAGCGCCATGTTAATCGGACGACGATTCGCGTTGGTTGAGGCAAACCGAAAGGCGTCAACTCCCATGATGGTGTAGCATTGCTGCATCGCTGTTTTGAAGATGGCTTGAAGCGCTTCAATTTCTTGCGGCAACAGGCGGTTCAGGTGTTTCATGACGGCAGCCAAAAAATCATCGATGTTGCTCTTATAAGTAAAATCAAGTTGTTTCTGGCGCAAGAGATAAAACGCAAGGAAACGCAGGATAATATATTGATCGCGCATTCTTTGGGGTTTTATGCCGTTACCAGTAGCTTGTCTGAACTCCTCAGAAGCGCTCAATGTTTTCAATAAGCTTGTTGCCGCCCCTTGGTAAAGGGCATTGCGCATTTCTTGGCTATTGAGCTGCGTTCCGCTCCGGTTTACGCGATCAAAGATGTCGTATTTCACCCGCTCAGGCGTTGGAGGTTCGATAACGTAGACGAGAACCTGATAACGCTCGATTTTGCCTTTATAGAGTGGTTCCAAATCCTTGAAGCTTTTTTGGTCAAAGTGTGGAAGAAGTTTTAAGTTATTAAGGGTAAATCGATTATTCATGAAATCAATAATTGCGCCAATGCGTTGCTTGCCATCAACCATTTGCTTGGTGCCATTTTCATCTTCAAAAACATACACCACGGATATCGGAATGCCCATCAGAATGCTTTCAATGAGTTCACACTTTTGATCTGCTTTCCATGCCTGTTTACTCTGAAATTCGTGGGCAAACTGCAGTTCATCTGTTTCTTCAACCATGCGTTTGAGTTCAAATACACTATAGTGATTGACACTTACTTTCACCGTCGCATCCGGGTAAACATCTTGCGAACCGCGTTCTAGGCCAGTTTCTCCTTCAAGGAGCGATTGTGTGTTGTTTTTTTGTTTGCCTGTCGAACTCATAAAAAAGGGTGCTCCATGGCGATTGATATCCGAAAAAGTTCTTTGGTTACGATGACGGTGAAGTGCGCCTGTATTATGCCAGAAAAGTACCGTTTATGAACGAAAATAGCAATCGTGTGCTGCGTGACCTACTTTGATAGACTTTCCCCCTTGACACATCGCTATTACTTAAACTACATAACGCGCATCCGAAACCTTGCGCAAGTGAACGGAGTATTCTATGCAAATCAGTGGAGCCCTGTGGCTGGGCAATGACCAGCAGCAGTTGAATGAAAAACGGATCGAACTTTTGCGGCAGATTGGTCGCCACGGCTCGCTTAGTGCCGCCGCCAAAGCGGTTGGGCTGAGCTACAAGGGGGCGTGGGACACACTCGATGCCATCAATAACCTTTCGGGGAAACTGTTGGTGCTGCGTGTGGCCGGTGGCAAAGGGGGCGGTGGCAGTGTCCTGACAGAAGAAGGCGAACGGGTGGTACAGGTGTACGATTTGTTTGCCGAAGCGCATGGGCGATTCCTTGACTTGCTGGCGAACCACACCGCCAATCCGCAAGAGGCGTACAACATTTTACAAAGGATCGGCATGAAAACCAGTGCACGCAATCAGTTCAGCGGGGAAGTCGCGCACGTGCGTCATGGCTCCGTGAATGACGAGGTCGTCATTCGGGTCAATGCGGGCGATGAAATTACCGCTATTATTACCAAAGAAAGTGTCGAGTCGATGGATCTGGCCGTCGGGAAAAAGGTATACGCGCTGGTCAAGGCCAGTTCAGTGCTGCTTGCCAGCGAGGAACCCAAAGGAGTGAGTGCGCGCAACGTGCTGGAGGGTACCGTAGAGCGAATCATCCAAGGTGGTGTGAATGCTGAAGTGGTATTGGTACTGCCCGGCGAAACGCGGCTGGCGGCGGTGATTACCCGCGAATCGCTGGAGCGAATTGGCCTGCGCGAAGGGCGGACGGCGTGGGCATTTTTTAAGGCCTCCAGCGTTATTGTAGGTGTGTAAGATTTCGGCAATCTCGCCCATTTTTTTAGCTATCGTTATATACAGAACTTTCGTTCGCAAAAGGAGAACAGTATGCGTTTGATTTTTCTCGCACTGGTATTGTTGGTGTCGCTTACTTCCGGAGCTTTTGCACAAAACAAACCATTGACCGTTTTTGGCGCTGCCGACTTGCGCTATGCCCTTGATGCCGTTGTCATTGCTTTCAATAAAGAACATCCAAACACAAAAATTGAAACAATTTATGGTTCAAGCGGTAAAGCGTACGCGCAGATTCGCAATGGCGCTCCGTATGATTTGTACTTTTCTGCCAACATTGCCTATCCCGAAAGCCTGATAAAAGATGGCTTTGGCATTGGCGAAGCAAAACTCTACGCCATTGGCCGCATTGTGCTGTGGCAGCGCAAGGGTGGAAAAATTGACTTATTCAAAGGGATCAGCGTGCTCAATGACCCTGCCGTCAAAAAGGTCGCCATTGCCAATCCCGAACACGCCCCATACGGCGTTGCCGCCATGCAAACACTGAAAACACACGGAATGTGGGATGGAATTCAGCCAAAACTGGTCATGGGTGAGAATATTTCACAGGCCGCTCACTTTGCAGCGAGCGGTGCGGCGGATGTCGGCATTATTGCCTATTCGCTTGCGCTGGCGCCTGAAATGAAACAGATCGGTGAGCCGTTTGTGATGATTGACTATAAAGACCATAAGCCACTGCGTCAGGGGTATATGATCACAAAAACAGGTGCGAATCATCCGCTTGCAAAAACATTTGCCGAGTTTATCGAAGGAAAAACCGGCAAAGAAATACTCAAACAATATGGCTTTGAGGTGCCGACAGAATGAATCGACTCTGTGGTATTATTAATGGTGTCGAGAGCGACGGATCACTTTCACTTGTTGATGTATGCCTGAGTAATGACCAAAAATTGAGCGCGCTGGTGGTGGAGACCCCGGCGCGTTGCCCGTGGTTGCAACTCGGCCAGCCGGTGCAGGTACTTTTTAAAGAAACAGAAGTTTCCATCGCCAAAAACCTGACGGGCGATATTAGCCTGCGCAACCGCTTGCCCGGCACCATTCGGCAAATCCGCACGGGTGGCCTGCTAGCAGAAATCACGCTGGAAAGTCTAGGCGAAACCGTGGTTTCGATCATTACGGAACGCTCCGCCCAGCGTTTGCAATTAGCGGTGGGCGATGACGTCGAATGGCTTGTGAAGGCTAACGAAATTTCACTGCGGGGGAATCATGCTGAGTCCTGAATTTCTACAAACCATGCGCCTCACCTTTGCCGTAGCCGCCATAACCACCGTCATCCTGCTGATAATCGGCATCCCGCTGGCCTACTGGCTAGCTTACAGCCGTTCGCGCACCAAAGCCATCGTCGAAACACTCGTGAGCATGCCGCTCGTGCTACCGCCAACTGTCCTTGGTTTCTACCTGCTGGTGTTCCTGAGCCCCGTAAACCCTGTCGGTAATTGGCTCGATACGTGGTTTGGTATGCGGCTCGTGTTTTCGTTTGAAGGGGTGATCCTCGGCTCGGTGCTTTTTAGCCTCCCGTTTATGATCCACCCGCTTCAAAGCGGCTTTGGCTCCATTCCCGTCAATCTGCGTGAAGCGGCTGCCACCCTCGGTATATCGCGACTGCGCACCCTGTTCGTCATCTTGCTCCCCAATATGAAACCGGCGCTGCTGGCAGGATCGGTACTCAGTTTTGCCCACACCGTCGGCGAATTTGGCGTGGTATTAATGGTAGGTGGCAACATTGCCGGCGAAACGCGGATGGCCTCCATTGCGATTTACGACCGGGTCGAAGCGCTCGACTACGCCACGGCACATCAATACGCCTTTGTTCTGTTTGCGATTACTTTTTCTATTTTGCTGTTCGTGTACATTGTCAACCGGCGCTTTGCGCGGATGGAGCTGGCATGATTTCGCTGGAACTCAAAAAACGGCTGCACACGGCAGACGGGCCGATGGATCTGGTTTTTGCCTCGTCAATTGGTACGGGAGAATTCGTGACGCTATTTGGGCCATCTGGTGCCGGAAAAACTACGTTAATGCGCATGATTGCGGGATTGACCGATCCCGACGAAGGGATCATTCAAGTCGCGGGGCAGACGTGGTACGACTCTGCCGCTAAAATCAATCGCACCCCGCGCCAGCGTTCCATCGGCATGGTGTTTCAGGATTACGCATTGTTCCCCAATATGAGTGTCGCCGAAAACATCGGCCTTGCCCTACCGCGCGAAAAACGGGCAACCATCGTGAGCGAACTATTAGAAGTCGCCGGACTACAGGAACTTGCCCGGCGAAAGCCGGAACAGCTTTCCGGCGGGCAACGGCAGCGGGTAGCACTGGCACGGGCGCTGGCGCTCCGCCCCCAAGTGCTTTTGCTCGACGAACCACTTTCCGCGCTCGACTTGAGTATGCGACTGAAATTGCAGGAAGAACTCCTCGCGCTGCATCGCCGTTATCAGCCAACCACCCTGCTCGTCAGCCATGATATGAGCGAAGTGTTCCGCATGAGCCAGCGCGTGTTTGTGCTCGAAAAAGGGAACGTAGCGCGCTACGGCACCCCCGCCGAAGTCTTTGCTAACTCGCAGGTCAGCAATAAATTCCGCTTTACTGGCGAAATCGTCCATATCGAACCCAGTGGCGTGGTGTATATCGTGCATGTTCTCGTCGGCAGCGACGTGGTGCAGGTTGTGGCGACCGAGCGGGAAATGGGAAGCCTGCTGGTTGGCACCCGCGTGATGATCGCGTCGAAAGCATTTAATCCGCTTATTTTGGCAATGGAGTGAAGAGGGTTTGTTTAAAATATCATGGTATTTCTCGCTACAAGCACTATACTTGTATAGCAGTGATCATGAAAGGAGACCCCGTTATGTTAGCTATAAGACTCCCAGCAGACGTGGAGGAGCGCCTCGATAAATTGGCGAAATCCACCGGACGGACAAAAACATACTATGCCCGCAAAGCTATACTCACACACCTTGATGAACTTGAGGATATATATCTGGCAGAGCAGCGACTTACTGACATTCGCGCTGGAAAAACCAAACCGGTATCACTTGAGGACGTAATGAGGAATTATGAGCTGGGAGATTGAGCTTGATCCGGCAGCAGTGCGAGAATTGCGCAAACTTGATCGCCCAATAGCTAAGCGTATCCTTGACTATTTTCACAACCGACTTGCATGCATCGAAAATCCACGCAGTATTGGCGAAGCACTGAAAGGTGCCAAGCTTGGTGAACTCTGGAAATACCGAGTGGGTGACTGTCGAATTATCGCACACATTGAAGACCGTGAACTTCGGATCTTGGTAATACGAATTGGGCACCGCAAGGATGTGTATAAGTAAACTCTTGTGAAAATTGATCACGCTGCGGAGTGCAATACGCACTCCGACGGATGGTACTCTCTGACAAGCACACAGCACTGATGGAAGGAACAAAGCGTGACTCTCAAGCAAATACTTCTCTTCTGTTTCTCGATAGCGGGCATACTCGCCGTCAACACCAGTTGCGCGTATATCGCCTCTCAACAGGCGAACAACACAGAAATTATCGATCATCATACCAGCCAAAATGCACTCGACTGGGCGGGGATATATGCTGGAACATTGCCCTGCGCCGATTGTGCTGGGATAGCCACAACGGTCATACTCCAATATGACAATACGTTCGAACTACAGATGATCTATGAGGGGAAAAGCACTCATCCCTTTGTAGATCGCGGTCAAATTGAATGGGATAAGGCGGGGCGCACGATTCGATTGATCGGCCTCAATACTGTTCCCATGCAGTTCCAAGTGGGGGAGAATATTCTTTTCCTGCTCGACCAAGAGGGGCAAAGAATTCACGGCGCACTCGCCCCGTACTACCTGTTGCCAAAAATCAAGTAGTCTTTGCGCGAGAAATGCGCCGCACAAGCGCATTTTTCCACCGTGAATTTAAGCAAACGTTACAAGAAAGCGCGCAACATCACGCCTTGTCGTGAATGTTTCCCCTGAGTGCTTTGCCGAGTATTTTCTACTCTTCCGATACCCGAAAACTCCCCATCAAGCGGCTCAGCTTGCTGCCGGTATTGCGCGCGGTGTCGGACGATTCGTACAGATGCCCAACTGCCAGCCGCATTTCGCTGGTACTGCTGCGCACCTGTGAAATGTTGGCCGCGTGGCTTTCGCTACGCTGCGACACCTGCCGAATCGCGCCGAGGATCTGCTCAATAATACCGTGCAGGCTGGAGTTATCGGTTGCCGTCTCTTCGGCAAATGCCAGTCCGCGATCCACTTCGCTGACACCATTGTGCATAATAGCCACTGCCTGCTGCGTTTCACTGCGGACGGCGTCGAGCATCGTGCTAATTTCTTTGGTCGCTCCCGCCGTTCTTTCGGCCAGATTGCTCACCTCTTGGGCAACGACGGCAAATCCCCGCCCGTACTGGCCAGCGCGGGCAGCTTCGATAGAAGCATTGAGCGCGAGGAGATTAGTTTGCTTGGCGATATCGTTGATCACATCGGCAATGCGCGATATTTCTTCCGTGCGTTTATCCACATTCTGAATGCTCTGCGACGATGCGGCGATGGCATCGCGTATCCCCTGTGTTTCATGGCGCACCCGCTCGAACTGGGTTTTGGCATTGGCAATCACCTGATCCATCTCCGCGCGCATTTGCCCAGCAATGCCGGAAGCGTGATGAATATCGTGCATTTGGGCGTCAAGTTCGTGCAGCATGTTTTCTACCGCCGTTTCCATTTCGCGGGTCGCTCTGTCAACAAAACGACTTTGGCCAACCATTTCATCGTTCGCATGGCGCGAGTCGTGGGAAAAGCGGATGACTTGCGCTACGGTGTTGTCAAGGTTATCGATAAAACTATTGATCCAGCGCGCCATTTCGCCCGTTTCGTCCGCACTCAGGTGTTTGCCGCCAAGACGTTGGGCGAGGTTGCCACCCCCTTCGGCCAAGGTTCGAATCACTTCCGTCATGGCACGCATTTTGGTAACCAAACGGTTGATACCGAAATGGTAAAAGATCCAGCCACCGCACAGGAAAAGGGCGGCATTGACGAGATGCGTTACGGGTG contains:
- a CDS encoding GDCCVxC domain-containing (seleno)protein; protein product: MLESVITCPHCGTAKKELMPTDSCLFFYECSGCHQLLRPNAGHCCVFCSFGSVPCPPIQQQSSCCD
- a CDS encoding class I SAM-dependent methyltransferase → MNGNLMHADPISKIDFAALYRQQMAHANRREKPSSDWDARAPEMRQRVFRSAYVTEFLQRMDLTDCTTLLDIGCGPGTIALSLAPRLECVYGLDYSQGMLDAMMQQAGEDELTNVVPLCRSWEESWDDIPQCDIVVASRSTTVEDIGAALRKLHQKAGKRVYLTHPVGGHFIDPSLLEALGIKLPPLPDYIYLLNILYQMGIHPRLDYIQVANRFDGITDADDFSARIQGSLGMELNAAQHAALIQWFRAHMAGRGLRCAPMLWAFIAWEK
- a CDS encoding AAA family ATPase, with the protein product MAMLSRITITAFKCLDDCQLELTPLTLLTGPNSAGKSTVIQALLLLISNILPEKELELHAAKFTYLRKIVKPFSLYDDIICRNSDKNDIGISLHEGKNQNSGRFSKNTSHAIWDANAKTYIYDENLFYLRADRTGPEEIVELDNDQRIGDQGQYAFGSFEQCKDKPIHEHLQVKDADAKTLKAQLAWWLSYIIGEPIEAKAEKVSSRHVKVTFIMGDIGSISPLNTGAGNSYLLKLLIMCLTAKPGDLLLIENPEIHLHPGAQSRLGKFLAFLAAREVQIIAETHCEHLINRIRYEVYKKELASEQVIIHYKPSAATPFTSLKINEQGHFCDLDGNEVRFPSGFFDSTLQELLEIG
- a CDS encoding DUF262 domain-containing protein codes for the protein MSSTGKQKNNTQSLLEGETGLERGSQDVYPDATVKVSVNHYSVFELKRMVEETDELQFAHEFQSKQAWKADQKCELIESILMGIPISVVYVFEDENGTKQMVDGKQRIGAIIDFMNNRFTLNNLKLLPHFDQKSFKDLEPLYKGKIERYQVLVYVIEPPTPERVKYDIFDRVNRSGTQLNSQEMRNALYQGAATSLLKTLSASEEFRQATGNGIKPQRMRDQYIILRFLAFYLLRQKQLDFTYKSNIDDFLAAVMKHLNRLLPQEIEALQAIFKTAMQQCYTIMGVDAFRFASTNANRRPINMALYECLSYFFAIYQTPSQDNILKARLDELKSEFDACTKFKTNVDSSTNVEYRFSTMERIAQEWQCSLE
- a CDS encoding TOBE domain-containing protein; amino-acid sequence: MQISGALWLGNDQQQLNEKRIELLRQIGRHGSLSAAAKAVGLSYKGAWDTLDAINNLSGKLLVLRVAGGKGGGGSVLTEEGERVVQVYDLFAEAHGRFLDLLANHTANPQEAYNILQRIGMKTSARNQFSGEVAHVRHGSVNDEVVIRVNAGDEITAIITKESVESMDLAVGKKVYALVKASSVLLASEEPKGVSARNVLEGTVERIIQGGVNAEVVLVLPGETRLAAVITRESLERIGLREGRTAWAFFKASSVIVGV
- the modA gene encoding molybdate ABC transporter substrate-binding protein → MRLIFLALVLLVSLTSGAFAQNKPLTVFGAADLRYALDAVVIAFNKEHPNTKIETIYGSSGKAYAQIRNGAPYDLYFSANIAYPESLIKDGFGIGEAKLYAIGRIVLWQRKGGKIDLFKGISVLNDPAVKKVAIANPEHAPYGVAAMQTLKTHGMWDGIQPKLVMGENISQAAHFAASGAADVGIIAYSLALAPEMKQIGEPFVMIDYKDHKPLRQGYMITKTGANHPLAKTFAEFIEGKTGKEILKQYGFEVPTE
- a CDS encoding TOBE domain-containing protein; its protein translation is MNRLCGIINGVESDGSLSLVDVCLSNDQKLSALVVETPARCPWLQLGQPVQVLFKETEVSIAKNLTGDISLRNRLPGTIRQIRTGGLLAEITLESLGETVVSIITERSAQRLQLAVGDDVEWLVKANEISLRGNHAES
- the modB gene encoding molybdate ABC transporter permease subunit yields the protein MLSPEFLQTMRLTFAVAAITTVILLIIGIPLAYWLAYSRSRTKAIVETLVSMPLVLPPTVLGFYLLVFLSPVNPVGNWLDTWFGMRLVFSFEGVILGSVLFSLPFMIHPLQSGFGSIPVNLREAAATLGISRLRTLFVILLPNMKPALLAGSVLSFAHTVGEFGVVLMVGGNIAGETRMASIAIYDRVEALDYATAHQYAFVLFAITFSILLFVYIVNRRFARMELA
- a CDS encoding ABC transporter ATP-binding protein is translated as MISLELKKRLHTADGPMDLVFASSIGTGEFVTLFGPSGAGKTTLMRMIAGLTDPDEGIIQVAGQTWYDSAAKINRTPRQRSIGMVFQDYALFPNMSVAENIGLALPREKRATIVSELLEVAGLQELARRKPEQLSGGQRQRVALARALALRPQVLLLDEPLSALDLSMRLKLQEELLALHRRYQPTTLLVSHDMSEVFRMSQRVFVLEKGNVARYGTPAEVFANSQVSNKFRFTGEIVHIEPSGVVYIVHVLVGSDVVQVVATEREMGSLLVGTRVMIASKAFNPLILAME
- the relB gene encoding type II toxin-antitoxin system RelB family antitoxin yields the protein MLAIRLPADVEERLDKLAKSTGRTKTYYARKAILTHLDELEDIYLAEQRLTDIRAGKTKPVSLEDVMRNYELGD
- a CDS encoding type II toxin-antitoxin system RelE family toxin is translated as MSWEIELDPAAVRELRKLDRPIAKRILDYFHNRLACIENPRSIGEALKGAKLGELWKYRVGDCRIIAHIEDRELRILVIRIGHRKDVYK
- a CDS encoding copper resistance protein NlpE, with the translated sequence MTLKQILLFCFSIAGILAVNTSCAYIASQQANNTEIIDHHTSQNALDWAGIYAGTLPCADCAGIATTVILQYDNTFELQMIYEGKSTHPFVDRGQIEWDKAGRTIRLIGLNTVPMQFQVGENILFLLDQEGQRIHGALAPYYLLPKIK